One region of Streptomyces capillispiralis genomic DNA includes:
- a CDS encoding glycogen debranching N-terminal domain-containing protein, translating to MHQPAPPFGADDLAGALAAPATPHLTDTLPRVPRPPRREHHPTRRRLPELPPAHTALICVALPGLVISTDQGQLTGRGLEGFYRAGRRLLSRCQVRVAGQEPLAVQARMPAADRARFVGTLRVGADGRGPDPDVVVERTRRADGTERITLHSAAARPLRLPLEVALGSDLAALGAIASGRAGPEQPAGVHDGGLRWSNAEGSATVTAQPPPSEALAAAGLLRWEVDLPPGGSASVELRVRPDGAAPLRPAGRAATNPLAPACATGDDPRVPALMRRSVEDLRALLLRDAAHPADLHLAAGAPWRCGLAPAEALAAARMALPLGTSLAAGTLRTLARTQLTGPGPKSGMVPGPRRDAGPHLPPACTGTQATLLFPALLAEARRWGLPERVTEELLPAAERCLTWLRNTVGDGTYLPDPQPGGAVRCETQAHAHRAALLGADLLDAYGRPGGTGLRQWARALRGAFADDFWIDHPRGARPAAARAPDGRPVPHLGAPVAHLLDTGLLGGGTLAPGLLDAVRTERLARLLGSPDLDSGWGLRGLGEREPGHNPFGHRTGAVRVHETAVAVAGLATAGYEKEAASLLRGVLAAAEAFGHRLPEMFGGERRTDDGAPLPHPAACRPAATAAASGVLLLTTLVGIRPDAPARTVTLRPVRGAPLGEIVLTGLRVAGAPFAVRVGRLGLAVVEEAAEGLQLGV from the coding sequence ATGCATCAGCCGGCTCCGCCCTTCGGCGCCGACGACCTTGCCGGAGCCTTGGCGGCTCCCGCCACTCCCCACCTCACCGACACGCTCCCGCGCGTACCGCGCCCACCGCGACGGGAGCACCACCCCACCCGTCGGCGACTCCCCGAACTGCCGCCCGCCCACACCGCCCTGATCTGCGTGGCCCTTCCCGGCCTCGTCATCTCGACGGATCAGGGACAGTTGACGGGCCGCGGCCTGGAGGGGTTCTACCGCGCGGGAAGGCGTCTCCTCTCCCGCTGCCAGGTCCGTGTGGCCGGGCAGGAGCCGCTCGCGGTCCAGGCCCGGATGCCGGCCGCCGACCGGGCCCGTTTCGTCGGGACCCTGCGCGTCGGCGCGGACGGGCGCGGCCCGGACCCGGACGTGGTCGTCGAGCGGACGCGCCGCGCCGACGGTACGGAACGGATCACGCTGCACAGCGCGGCCGCCCGCCCGTTGCGCCTCCCGCTCGAAGTGGCGCTCGGCTCGGACCTCGCCGCGCTCGGCGCGATCGCCTCCGGTCGCGCGGGCCCCGAACAGCCCGCCGGCGTCCACGACGGCGGTCTGCGCTGGTCGAACGCCGAGGGAAGCGCGACGGTCACGGCGCAGCCGCCCCCCAGCGAGGCGCTGGCCGCCGCCGGCCTGCTGCGATGGGAGGTGGACCTGCCTCCCGGCGGCAGCGCGAGCGTCGAGTTGCGGGTCCGGCCGGACGGAGCGGCACCCCTGCGTCCCGCGGGCCGCGCCGCCACGAACCCCCTCGCCCCGGCGTGTGCGACGGGCGACGATCCCCGGGTCCCCGCACTGATGCGGAGGAGTGTCGAGGACCTCCGGGCCCTGCTGCTGCGGGACGCGGCGCACCCCGCCGACCTCCACCTCGCGGCCGGCGCGCCCTGGCGCTGCGGGCTCGCCCCGGCCGAGGCCCTCGCCGCGGCCCGGATGGCACTGCCCCTCGGCACCAGCCTCGCCGCGGGCACCCTCCGTACGCTCGCCCGCACCCAGCTCACCGGACCCGGACCGAAGTCCGGCATGGTCCCCGGCCCGCGGCGCGACGCCGGCCCGCATCTGCCCCCGGCCTGCACCGGAACGCAGGCGACGCTGCTCTTCCCCGCCCTGCTGGCCGAGGCCCGCCGCTGGGGGCTCCCCGAACGCGTGACGGAGGAACTGCTCCCGGCCGCCGAACGGTGTCTGACCTGGCTGCGGAACACGGTCGGTGACGGCACCTACCTCCCCGACCCGCAGCCCGGCGGCGCCGTCCGCTGCGAAACCCAGGCGCACGCCCACCGGGCGGCACTGCTCGGAGCCGACCTGCTCGACGCGTACGGCAGACCGGGCGGCACCGGACTGCGGCAGTGGGCGCGGGCGCTGCGCGGGGCCTTCGCCGACGACTTCTGGATCGACCACCCGCGGGGAGCCCGGCCGGCGGCGGCCCGCGCTCCGGACGGCCGCCCCGTCCCCCACCTGGGCGCCCCGGTCGCCCACCTCCTCGACACCGGCCTGCTGGGCGGGGGCACCCTCGCGCCCGGCCTGCTCGACGCGGTGCGGACCGAGCGGCTGGCCCGGTTGCTGGGCAGCCCCGACCTGGACTCGGGCTGGGGGCTGCGCGGACTGGGGGAGAGGGAACCGGGCCACAACCCGTTCGGCCACCGCACCGGCGCCGTGCGGGTCCACGAGACGGCGGTCGCCGTCGCCGGGCTCGCCACCGCCGGTTACGAGAAGGAGGCGGCGTCGCTGCTGCGGGGCGTCCTCGCGGCGGCGGAGGCGTTCGGCCACCGCCTGCCCGAGATGTTCGGCGGGGAGCGGCGGACCGACGACGGCGCCCCGCTCCCGCATCCGGCGGCCTGCCGCCCCGCCGCCACGGCGGCGGCCTCCGGAGTCCTGCTGCTGACCACCCTCGTCGGGATCCGGCCCGACGCACCGGCCCGGACGGTCACGCTGAGACCGGTGCGCGGCGCCCCCCTCGGGGAGATCGTCCTCACGGGACTGCGCGTCGCGGGCGCCCCCTTCGCCGTACGGGTCGGCCGGCTCGGTCTGGCCGTGGTCGAGGAAGCGGCCGAGGGACTGCAACTGGGGGTGTGA
- a CDS encoding disulfide bond formation protein DsbA, whose protein sequence is MASTADADRTRVDFWFDPLCPWTWMTSRWLTEVAALRPLDIRWHVMSLAILNEGRLDQVPQEYHDLLGPKGLRPVRTLVAVRQSHGNEAVARLYTALGAVFHRDGKGPTPEALTEALKSAELPTELAEHADATTYDAEVRASHEAGQKAVGEEAGSPILAVPGPDATPVGFFGPIVSPVPRSDAALSLWDTVVHAASVPGFAELKRARTAPPSFD, encoded by the coding sequence ATGGCAAGCACGGCCGACGCGGACAGGACCCGGGTCGACTTCTGGTTCGATCCGCTGTGCCCGTGGACCTGGATGACGTCCCGCTGGCTGACCGAGGTGGCCGCACTGCGGCCCCTGGACATCCGCTGGCACGTGATGAGCCTGGCCATCCTCAACGAGGGCAGGCTCGACCAGGTCCCGCAGGAGTACCACGACCTGCTCGGCCCCAAGGGCCTGCGGCCGGTGCGCACCCTCGTGGCGGTCCGGCAGTCCCACGGCAACGAGGCCGTCGCCCGCCTCTACACCGCGCTGGGCGCCGTCTTCCACCGGGACGGCAAGGGCCCGACTCCGGAAGCCCTGACCGAGGCGCTGAAGTCGGCGGAGCTGCCCACGGAACTCGCCGAGCACGCCGACGCGACGACGTACGACGCCGAGGTCCGGGCCTCGCACGAGGCGGGCCAGAAGGCGGTGGGCGAGGAAGCGGGCAGCCCGATCCTCGCCGTGCCCGGCCCGGACGCCACCCCGGTCGGCTTCTTCGGGCCCATCGTCAGCCCCGTCCCGCGGTCGGACGCGGCCCTGTCCCTCTGGGACACGGTCGTCCACGCCGCGTCCGTCCCCGGCTTCGCCGAACTCAAGCGGGCCCGCACCGCGCCGCCGAGCTTCGACTGA
- a CDS encoding NUDIX hydrolase, which translates to MPYDPSAFPPFAVTVDLVVLTVRRHALCALAVRRGEAPFQGRWALPGGFVRADEDLAQAAARELAEETGLRVHDPAVPAQDNGAHLEQLATYGDPKRDPRMRVVSVAHLALAPDLPAPRAGGDASNARWAPVEELLQQGGFGRDGEPVAPLAFDHAQILSDGVERARSKIEYSSLATAFCPPEFTVGELRRVYEAVWGVALDPRNFHRKVTGTPGFLVPTGGTTTRQGGRPAQLFRAGGATLLNPPMLRPEV; encoded by the coding sequence ATGCCCTACGACCCGTCAGCCTTTCCGCCCTTCGCCGTCACCGTGGACCTGGTCGTGCTGACCGTGCGCCGCCACGCCCTGTGCGCGCTCGCGGTGCGCAGGGGCGAAGCCCCGTTCCAGGGGCGCTGGGCACTCCCCGGCGGGTTCGTACGGGCCGACGAGGACCTGGCGCAGGCCGCGGCCCGGGAACTGGCCGAGGAAACGGGGCTGCGGGTGCACGACCCGGCCGTCCCCGCCCAGGACAACGGCGCCCATCTGGAGCAGCTCGCCACGTACGGCGATCCCAAGCGCGATCCCCGGATGCGGGTCGTCAGCGTCGCGCACCTCGCCCTCGCCCCCGACCTGCCCGCTCCCCGGGCGGGCGGTGACGCCAGCAACGCACGCTGGGCACCCGTCGAGGAGCTGCTCCAGCAGGGCGGTTTCGGCCGGGACGGGGAGCCGGTGGCCCCGCTCGCCTTCGATCACGCCCAGATCCTGTCGGACGGGGTGGAGCGGGCCCGCTCCAAGATCGAGTACTCGTCGCTGGCGACGGCCTTCTGCCCGCCCGAGTTCACCGTCGGCGAGCTGCGCCGGGTCTACGAGGCGGTCTGGGGCGTCGCGCTCGACCCCCGCAACTTCCACCGCAAGGTGACGGGCACACCGGGCTTCCTGGTCCCCACCGGGGGCACTACCACCCGGCAGGGCGGCCGCCCCGCCCAGCTCTTCCGGGCCGGCGGCGCCACCCTGCTCAACCCCCCGATGCTGCGTCCCGAGGTCTGA
- a CDS encoding DUF4192 domain-containing protein yields MTNHSETTGFPENSGLPGHDARECAGTPRRDAPEDRAESTGPPAPGGEENRVPRPETTGCTAYDRHGEEQQVTLRTPAELADALPYLLGYRPEDSIVLVALHDRDGKGRFGGRARLGIPVGADDWPSAARQLAQGLVKGSERRGARPEQMVVFLCQEPGRGETGRQVKERLGPLAHTLRLECGALDIPVVEALCVSDGRFWSYCCDDQGCCPAEGTPMGLPGTSVLAAAATYAGLQVRGTLRELRARLLPWEHSATLEQEAALDAAGMSLVPRILDAAERHEVAEETLRLAERIMGRLAGAPPLPGTLPADLRDDELIGHDEAATLILGLQDRTTRDRAAEWMEGDEAGTALRLWRALARRCVGPYGEHAAAPLTLAGWVAWSAGDELEAREAFAMALAADPDYLFARLLHQACNESLDPESIRRCLRTEREGRGTAAADEPAPWSEPRESDDGEPSRSVDRAPQTVESAVPGPPTAPPLPRRRRTRTPRTGSGSNAGAGAGAGAGAGAGAGAGAGAGSGRCGGSPRRVRTETGRPSGRLPYPRASAGSPRPGGGAPGGARPGTADERSTRPGGARPGGAKPTTGGPGTGRRPGVPQGGVTQAGRRDGDGEE; encoded by the coding sequence ATGACGAACCACAGCGAGACGACGGGATTCCCCGAGAACAGCGGCCTCCCGGGGCATGACGCGCGGGAGTGCGCCGGCACCCCGCGGCGGGACGCACCCGAGGACCGCGCGGAGTCCACCGGGCCCCCGGCACCCGGCGGCGAGGAGAACCGCGTGCCGCGCCCGGAGACCACCGGCTGCACCGCGTACGACCGCCACGGCGAGGAGCAGCAGGTCACCCTGCGCACCCCCGCCGAGCTCGCCGACGCCCTGCCCTACCTGCTCGGTTACCGCCCCGAGGACAGCATCGTGCTGGTCGCCCTGCACGACAGGGACGGCAAGGGCCGGTTCGGCGGCCGCGCCCGGCTCGGCATCCCCGTCGGCGCGGACGACTGGCCCTCCGCCGCCCGTCAGCTGGCCCAGGGCCTGGTGAAGGGCAGCGAGCGCCGGGGCGCCCGGCCCGAGCAGATGGTCGTCTTCCTCTGCCAGGAGCCCGGCCGGGGCGAGACCGGACGGCAGGTCAAGGAGCGGCTGGGGCCCCTCGCCCACACGCTGCGCCTGGAATGCGGTGCCCTGGACATCCCGGTGGTGGAGGCCCTGTGCGTCTCGGACGGCCGCTTCTGGTCCTACTGCTGTGACGACCAGGGCTGCTGTCCGGCCGAGGGGACGCCGATGGGCCTGCCCGGCACCTCGGTCCTGGCCGCCGCCGCCACGTACGCCGGGCTCCAGGTCCGCGGCACCCTGCGCGAGCTGCGCGCCAGGCTCCTGCCGTGGGAGCACTCCGCCACCCTCGAACAGGAGGCCGCCCTGGACGCCGCCGGCATGTCCCTCGTGCCCCGGATCCTCGACGCGGCGGAGCGGCACGAGGTCGCCGAGGAGACACTGCGGCTGGCCGAGCGGATCATGGGCCGTCTCGCCGGGGCACCGCCCCTCCCCGGCACCCTTCCGGCGGATCTGCGGGACGACGAGCTGATCGGGCACGACGAGGCCGCGACGCTGATCCTCGGCCTCCAGGACCGCACGACACGGGACCGCGCGGCCGAGTGGATGGAGGGCGACGAGGCCGGCACCGCCCTGCGCCTGTGGCGGGCGCTGGCGCGCCGCTGCGTCGGACCGTACGGCGAACACGCCGCGGCGCCCCTCACCCTCGCCGGGTGGGTGGCCTGGTCGGCCGGTGACGAGCTGGAAGCCCGCGAGGCCTTCGCCATGGCCCTCGCAGCGGACCCCGACTACCTCTTCGCCCGTCTTCTGCACCAGGCGTGCAACGAGAGCCTCGACCCCGAGTCCATCCGCCGCTGCCTGCGCACGGAACGCGAGGGACGGGGTACGGCGGCGGCCGACGAGCCGGCCCCGTGGAGCGAGCCGCGCGAGAGCGACGACGGCGAGCCGTCGAGGAGCGTCGATCGCGCGCCGCAGACCGTGGAATCCGCGGTTCCCGGCCCGCCGACGGCTCCGCCCCTGCCCCGCCGACGCCGGACCCGCACGCCCCGCACCGGCAGTGGCAGTAACGCTGGTGCTGGTGCTGGTGCTGGTGCTGGTGCTGGTGCTGGTGCTGGTGCTGGTGCCGGTGCCGGCAGTGGCAGGTGCGGTGGGTCCCCGCGCCGGGTGCGGACGGAGACGGGCCGGCCGAGCGGACGGCTCCCGTATCCGCGGGCGTCGGCGGGCAGCCCGCGCCCCGGGGGCGGCGCGCCGGGCGGGGCCCGCCCCGGTACGGCCGATGAGCGCAGCACGCGCCCCGGTGGCGCGCGTCCCGGCGGGGCGAAGCCGACCACGGGGGGTCCGGGCACCGGGCGGCGGCCCGGTGTCCCCCAGGGCGGCGTGACGCAGGCCGGCCGACGGGACGGCGACGGGGAGGAGTGA